A segment of the Streptomyces sp. NBC_01235 genome:
CAACTACGTCAATGAGTCGACCAGCAGCAACGTCCAGGGCTCGTACAGCAGCGAGTACGTCCTTGCCGGCACTGAGATGGACTACAGCCACGTGACCCAGACCGGGTTCTTCGTGACGGTCAAGGGCACCAAGCAGAACACGGTGCTCTACGCCGGCGACCGCTGGGCGGACTTCGCCTGGAACGGCATCGGGTACAACCAATGGGTGCCGATCACCAAGACCGGCGCACGGCCGCAGTTCCACTCGGTGAGCCAGTGGCAGTTCAACGCCACGACCGGGGAGTGGCGCGTCGGGCCGGCGAACAACTACATCCTCAACCCCGACATCCAGGCCGACCGCGTCATCGTCTCCAGCGTGCGGGGATGGCGGAACCTCGGCGGTTCGGTGACCAACGTCAACGGTGGTGTGAACGGGTCTCGCTTCGCCCTCCAGATGAGCAACAGCGGCGGCGTCGAGCAGCGGATCGAGTCGGTGCCCGCAGGCACCTACACCCTGTCCCTGCACGCTCGGGGTAGTGCCGGGCAGGTCGTGATCACCGGCGCCAACGGCAGCCAACGCACCCTCGGCATCCCGTCGTCGAGCGGCTGGGCCAAGCGCGAGCTCACCGGCATCGAGCTGCCCGGCGGGGCCGCCACCGTCAGCGTGCGGGCGTCGGGTTCGGGCGGCGTAATCGTCGACCAGCTCTCACTCGTCAAGACCTCTGCCAGCACACCAGCACCTCCGGGGCGTTACGAGGCGGAGACCGCTCCGGCTCAGTGCCGGGGCACGATCGACTCCAATCAAGCCGGCTATTCCGGCAGCGGGTTCTGCAACGGCGACCCCGCTGTGGGGGCCTTCGCGGAGTTCACCGTGAACTCCGAGACCGCCCGTACGGCGACGCTGGGGATCCGGTTCGCCAATGGCGCCACCACCGGTGCGAGGTCGGCGAACCTCGTCGTCAACGGAGCCACGGCAGGGGCGCTTTCGTTCGAGTCCACCGGTGCGTGGACGACGTGGACGACCAAGACCGTGACGGTCCCGTTGAACGCCGGCAGCAACTCCATCCGGCTGGATCCGACCACGGCCGCCGGACTGCCCAAC
Coding sequences within it:
- a CDS encoding family 43 glycosylhydrolase, translating into MVDRGLEYLVSDYQTRTPTKYTADSWKPFAKALTAAAEVADDSSATTSDVTDAKTALMTAAADLQAADEGTFQTITNNTFWNDTSGNPIYSQGGGVFKFGDTYYWYGVHYTGAELYRANPTKKYDGNVSFVSVPVYSSKDLVNWKFENNVATRSTKINNGATLGQAGWVGRLGVSYNENTGKYVLATQAYVGGSHGVLLLQGDSPIDTFDYGYFQTQITNSPTTGTGDQTVFTDEDGKDYLIFSNREGRSRGFVAKFRESDSLRIEPAVQIRSGAGREGNAMFKLDGRYYHAASDLHGWNTSVNYVNESTSSNVQGSYSSEYVLAGTEMDYSHVTQTGFFVTVKGTKQNTVLYAGDRWADFAWNGIGYNQWVPITKTGARPQFHSVSQWQFNATTGEWRVGPANNYILNPDIQADRVIVSSVRGWRNLGGSVTNVNGGVNGSRFALQMSNSGGVEQRIESVPAGTYTLSLHARGSAGQVVITGANGSQRTLGIPSSSGWAKRELTGIELPGGAATVSVRASGSGGVIVDQLSLVKTSASTPAPPGRYEAETAPAQCRGTIDSNQAGYSGSGFCNGDPAVGAFAEFTVNSETARTATLGIRFANGATTGARSANLVVNGATAGALSFESTGAWTTWTTKTVTVPLNAGSNSIRLDPTTAAGLPNVDCLDVG